A genomic window from Caldicellulosiruptor kronotskyensis 2002 includes:
- the pdxS gene encoding pyridoxal 5'-phosphate synthase lyase subunit PdxS produces MSEVVNERYELNKNLAQMLKGGVIMDVTSPKEAEIAEKAGAVAVMALQKVPADLRKEGKVARMADPKIILEIKSAVSIPVMAKVRIGHFVEAQILEALGIDYIDESEVLTPADEEHHIDKWKFKAAFVCGARDLGEALRRIQEGASMIRTKGEAGTGNVVEAVRHLRRINKQISYAASLNRDELYAYAKELGVSYELLKKTAELKRLPVVNFAAGGIATPADAALMMQLGADGVFVGSGIFKSKNPEKRARAIVMATTYYNDPKILAEISYDLGEEMEGIDLRSLSEHELLSLRGN; encoded by the coding sequence ATGAGCGAGGTTGTAAATGAGAGATATGAGCTCAACAAAAACCTTGCGCAGATGCTAAAAGGCGGTGTCATCATGGATGTGACATCTCCAAAAGAGGCTGAGATTGCTGAAAAAGCAGGTGCTGTTGCTGTTATGGCTCTTCAAAAAGTTCCGGCAGATCTGCGCAAAGAAGGCAAAGTAGCAAGAATGGCTGACCCGAAAATAATATTGGAAATTAAAAGTGCTGTTTCAATACCTGTTATGGCAAAGGTAAGAATTGGACACTTTGTTGAGGCACAGATTTTAGAAGCACTTGGTATAGATTATATTGACGAAAGTGAAGTTTTAACTCCTGCTGATGAGGAGCATCACATTGACAAGTGGAAGTTCAAAGCTGCGTTCGTGTGCGGTGCAAGGGATTTAGGCGAAGCTCTGAGGAGAATTCAAGAGGGAGCTTCTATGATAAGAACAAAAGGTGAGGCTGGGACAGGAAATGTAGTTGAGGCGGTAAGACACCTTCGCAGAATAAATAAACAAATTAGCTATGCTGCATCGCTAAATAGAGATGAGCTTTATGCATATGCAAAGGAACTTGGAGTGTCCTATGAACTTTTGAAAAAAACAGCCGAGCTCAAACGTCTTCCTGTTGTCAACTTTGCAGCAGGAGGAATTGCAACACCAGCCGATGCAGCTTTGATGATGCAGCTTGGTGCAGATGGCGTATTTGTCGGCTCTGGTATTTTCAAGTCCAAAAATCCAGAGAAAAGAGCAAGGGCAATTGTGATGGCAACAACATATTACAATGACCCAAAAATCTTGGCAGAAATATCATACGACCTTGGCGAAGAGATGGAAGGTATAGATTTGAGAAGTCTTTCTGAGCATGAACTTTTGAGTCTCAGGGGGAATTAA
- a CDS encoding M20 family metallopeptidase produces the protein MEFCAEKLKDTIRKNMELFISIRRDLNRLAELSYEEYKTQKYITERLSEWGIENFPIAKTGVIGIINRSEECIGIRSDMDAILVEGQPRHCCGHDFHMAVVLGTTKVLVDMGFERCVKFIFQPAEEGPGGAKRVIEEGGLENPKVTKLLGLHVWPGIDVGTIEISSGAIMASVDDFEIEFIGKGGHAAMPEVTKNPIYPAVDFIQSSNNFFSAFSNKLSPFHISFSSINSGETFNVISETCKIKGTVRTFDSNMQDFICKNIKNLAKSSAQKYNCQVNINYQFQYPPLINNQQITEEFIDVAKKLLGPENVKKAIPSFTAEDFAFYCQKVPSVYFRLGIKEKSKGENPLHSPYFDASENSIFYGIFLLAGYLLAI, from the coding sequence GTGGAGTTTTGTGCTGAAAAACTTAAAGATACTATCAGAAAAAATATGGAGCTTTTCATTAGCATCAGAAGAGATTTAAATAGACTCGCCGAACTTTCGTACGAAGAGTATAAGACACAAAAATATATCACAGAAAGACTTTCAGAGTGGGGCATTGAAAACTTTCCAATAGCAAAAACAGGCGTTATTGGAATTATAAATAGGTCTGAAGAATGTATTGGAATAAGAAGCGACATGGACGCTATTTTGGTGGAAGGTCAACCAAGACACTGCTGTGGTCACGACTTTCATATGGCAGTGGTACTGGGGACAACAAAGGTTCTTGTTGACATGGGCTTTGAAAGATGTGTCAAGTTTATATTTCAGCCTGCTGAGGAAGGTCCAGGAGGTGCAAAAAGAGTAATTGAAGAGGGAGGACTTGAAAATCCGAAAGTCACAAAACTTTTAGGACTTCACGTATGGCCAGGCATTGATGTTGGAACAATTGAGATTTCAAGTGGAGCTATCATGGCAAGCGTGGATGATTTTGAGATTGAGTTTATTGGAAAAGGCGGTCATGCTGCAATGCCAGAAGTAACTAAAAATCCAATTTATCCTGCTGTTGATTTTATTCAAAGCAGCAACAACTTCTTCAGTGCATTTTCTAACAAACTATCTCCTTTTCACATTTCGTTTTCTTCAATAAACAGTGGAGAAACATTTAACGTCATCTCAGAAACATGTAAAATAAAAGGAACTGTAAGAACATTTGATAGCAATATGCAGGATTTTATCTGCAAAAACATAAAAAACCTTGCAAAATCTTCTGCACAAAAATATAATTGTCAGGTAAATATCAATTATCAATTCCAATATCCACCTTTAATAAATAACCAGCAAATTACAGAAGAATTCATTGATGTAGCAAAAAAACTTCTTGGTCCTGAAAATGTAAAAAAAGCAATCCCAAGCTTTACAGCGGAAGACTTTGCATTTTACTGTCAAAAAGTTCCTTCGGTTTATTTCAGGCTCGGTATAAAAGAAAAAAGCAAAGGAGAAAATCCTTTGCACTCACCATACTTTGATGCATCAGAAAACAGTATCTTCTACGGTATATTTCTTTTGGCAGGGTATTTACTTGCTATTTAA
- the pdxT gene encoding pyridoxal 5'-phosphate synthase glutaminase subunit PdxT codes for MKTIGVLAFQGGVIEHVKKIEELGAKPQLVKKKEDLKNLDGLILPGGESTTIGKFLIETGLKDQILNLIYEGMPVWGTCAGAILLAKNIKNQGSGVLPTLDILIERNAYGSQLDSFKKEVFVPKFNIVTECVFIRAPKIVEVSKDVEVLAELETPIAVLQKNILATTFHPELTSQNYWHSFFVENVVK; via the coding sequence TTGAAGACAATAGGAGTATTAGCTTTTCAAGGCGGAGTTATAGAACATGTGAAAAAGATAGAAGAGCTTGGGGCAAAGCCTCAGCTTGTCAAGAAAAAAGAGGACTTAAAAAACCTTGATGGTTTAATTTTGCCTGGAGGAGAAAGTACTACAATTGGAAAATTTTTGATTGAAACAGGCTTAAAAGATCAGATTTTAAACTTAATATATGAAGGTATGCCAGTTTGGGGAACATGTGCAGGAGCAATTTTGCTTGCTAAAAATATCAAAAATCAAGGAAGTGGAGTTCTTCCCACACTTGACATATTGATAGAAAGAAATGCCTATGGAAGTCAGCTTGATAGTTTCAAAAAAGAAGTTTTTGTGCCAAAGTTTAACATAGTTACAGAGTGCGTTTTTATAAGAGCTCCCAAGATTGTTGAAGTATCAAAAGATGTTGAGGTCTTAGCAGAGCTTGAAACTCCAATTGCAGTTTTGCAAAAAAATATCTTGGCTACAACATTTCATCCGGAGCTCACATCTCAAAATTATTGGCATTCTTTCTTTGTGGAGAATGTGGTAAAATAA
- a CDS encoding bifunctional ADP-dependent NAD(P)H-hydrate dehydratase/NAD(P)H-hydrate epimerase — protein MFVLTSSQMREIDRKASQEIGIPEVVLMENAGFCVFEEIRKDFETLDDKNIAVFCGKGNNGGDGFVVARYLAQVCPNVKVFLFDENVTLTSKVFLDILKRLEVDVSILSEELLLSLKTQRFDIIVDAIFGIGLSKDIDGLYKKAIEYINGSSACVYSVDIPSGICSDSAQVKGCAVKANKTVTFVYPKIGNILYPGSYYCGKVIVKDIGIPEKIIKDIKVKILTAEDLDISKFYRFPDSHKGDYGKVGIVAGSKYYPGAAVLCSNAALQSGCGLCYLITPQEALYFQNLRKPEIIVLPVDGKEGVISFDGFVKFDEYLAKFDVLGFGCGLTKNEEVEKILIHILENFQIPIVIDADGLNTLSSSQKAKKLLANYKSQKVLTPHYMEAARILGVDVKDVAKSPIDAATKIASEFRAICVLKGSRTIITDGDEVFINVLGNPGMAKGGSGDVLTGIILSMIAQGYSAFEAAKLSVYLHSLSADILLEKKAMQTILPSDIIEGLDSAIRRLIEG, from the coding sequence ATGTTTGTTTTGACCTCATCCCAGATGAGGGAAATTGACAGGAAAGCTTCGCAAGAAATAGGGATACCTGAAGTTGTGTTGATGGAGAATGCTGGTTTTTGTGTTTTTGAAGAGATAAGAAAGGATTTTGAAACTCTTGATGACAAAAACATTGCAGTTTTTTGCGGAAAAGGCAACAATGGCGGTGATGGATTTGTTGTTGCAAGGTATCTTGCCCAGGTTTGTCCAAATGTAAAGGTATTCTTATTCGATGAGAATGTGACTTTGACATCCAAAGTTTTCCTTGATATATTGAAAAGGCTGGAAGTCGATGTTAGCATTTTGTCAGAAGAACTATTATTATCTCTCAAAACCCAGAGATTTGACATAATAGTTGACGCAATCTTTGGAATAGGTCTTTCAAAAGACATTGATGGGCTTTATAAAAAGGCAATTGAGTATATAAATGGTAGCAGTGCTTGTGTATATTCGGTTGACATTCCAAGTGGAATTTGCTCTGATTCAGCTCAAGTTAAAGGCTGTGCTGTTAAGGCTAACAAGACAGTAACGTTTGTTTACCCTAAGATAGGGAATATTTTGTACCCAGGTAGCTATTATTGTGGAAAGGTAATTGTTAAAGATATAGGTATCCCTGAAAAGATTATCAAAGATATCAAGGTAAAAATTCTAACAGCCGAGGATTTAGATATATCCAAATTTTACAGGTTTCCCGACTCTCACAAAGGCGATTATGGCAAGGTGGGAATAGTTGCAGGGTCAAAGTATTATCCTGGTGCGGCGGTTTTATGTAGCAATGCTGCACTGCAAAGCGGCTGTGGACTTTGCTACTTAATAACACCCCAAGAAGCGCTTTATTTTCAGAATTTAAGAAAACCGGAGATAATAGTGCTGCCTGTTGATGGCAAAGAAGGTGTTATATCTTTTGATGGTTTTGTAAAATTTGACGAATACCTTGCCAAGTTTGATGTTTTGGGATTTGGCTGTGGGCTTACGAAGAATGAAGAAGTTGAAAAGATATTGATTCATATTTTAGAAAATTTCCAAATACCTATTGTAATAGATGCAGATGGACTAAATACTCTGTCATCAAGCCAAAAAGCAAAAAAACTCTTGGCAAACTATAAATCTCAAAAAGTTTTAACCCCACATTATATGGAAGCTGCAAGGATTCTTGGCGTTGATGTAAAAGATGTTGCTAAAAGTCCAATTGATGCTGCCACAAAGATTGCAAGTGAATTTAGAGCTATATGCGTACTAAAAGGTTCAAGAACAATAATAACAGACGGAGATGAGGTTTTTATAAATGTTCTTGGCAATCCTGGCATGGCAAAAGGCGGAAGCGGAGATGTTCTCACGGGTATTATTTTGTCTATGATTGCTCAAGGGTATTCTGCTTTTGAGGCGGCAAAACTGTCGGTATATCTTCATTCTCTTTCGGCAGATATCTTGCTTGAAAAAAAGGCAATGCAGACAATTTTGCCCTCAGATATTATAGAGGGGTTGGACAGTGCTATTAGGAGACTAATTGAAGGTTAA
- the acpS gene encoding holo-ACP synthase, producing MIFNIGIDVVEVDRFKDMKRFDEFLKRVFTSCELEYIKQKRYNPETIAGYFAAKEAVAKALSTGVVFCFKDIEIQKGKTGCPMVKLYNRAEALCFDLGIKNIVVSISHQKSVAVAVAIAEK from the coding sequence ATGATATTTAATATTGGTATTGATGTTGTTGAAGTGGACAGATTCAAAGATATGAAGAGATTTGATGAATTTTTAAAAAGGGTGTTTACTTCCTGTGAGCTTGAATATATAAAACAGAAAAGATATAATCCTGAGACAATAGCAGGGTATTTTGCTGCAAAAGAAGCAGTTGCCAAAGCACTTTCAACAGGAGTTGTTTTTTGCTTTAAAGACATAGAAATACAAAAAGGAAAAACTGGTTGTCCAATGGTGAAGCTTTATAACAGGGCAGAGGCTCTTTGTTTTGATCTTGGAATTAAAAATATTGTGGTGAGTATATCTCACCAAAAATCGGTTGCAGTTGCAGTTGCCATTGCTGAAAAATAA
- a CDS encoding aminotransferase-like domain-containing protein, with translation MSVSIQIDKNLKKPLYLQLYEDIKQKILSGEISYMQRLPSVRNLCKMLNVNLSTVTKALSKLENEGYIKATPGSGYYVVYSEYQDKIIFEEENLVDAQGYINLASSKLPYNLYPIEWFKDSLNCAIEEYSPQIFDYIEHFKNPLKEYLVETYLKKLGIVTSPQELTVVSGAQQGIEITTKSFLKPGDTIFLENPSYLGAYHIFSNMHLNIVSIDIDQMLNVEDYIKKFSPKAIYIIPFSQNPTGVSYSKEYKEYLCEISQKYDFYIIEDDFLSDIGVDEGILPIKAYDKYDRVFYIKSFSTVTMPALRIGFVVAPRHLSEEVAYYKSMADISTSLLIQVSFYYFLKNFFDKHIENLKAYINQRQKLFLRLAKDLQIDDRLFTQDVQGIFVSFYLPPTISSATIYNKLKTQRVLVQPHTCFYHKPASTNFFRISFLDCKEDELQIAMQKIQKVLNSAYQKEEV, from the coding sequence ATGAGTGTATCGATACAGATTGACAAGAATTTAAAAAAGCCTCTTTACCTTCAGCTTTATGAAGATATAAAGCAAAAGATTTTGTCAGGTGAGATTAGTTATATGCAGAGGCTTCCGTCTGTGAGAAATCTTTGCAAGATGTTAAATGTGAATCTTTCAACTGTTACAAAGGCGCTGAGCAAGCTTGAAAATGAAGGCTATATCAAAGCAACCCCTGGAAGTGGTTATTACGTTGTATACAGTGAGTATCAAGATAAAATCATTTTTGAGGAAGAAAACCTTGTAGATGCTCAAGGTTATATCAATTTGGCTTCATCAAAGCTTCCATATAACCTATATCCTATCGAATGGTTCAAAGATTCTTTAAACTGCGCAATTGAAGAGTATTCACCGCAGATTTTCGATTATATTGAACATTTTAAAAATCCTCTAAAGGAGTACTTGGTAGAGACATATCTTAAAAAGCTTGGGATTGTTACAAGCCCTCAAGAGCTCACAGTTGTATCAGGTGCTCAGCAGGGAATTGAGATTACAACAAAAAGTTTTTTAAAGCCCGGCGATACAATATTTTTGGAAAACCCATCGTACCTTGGTGCATACCATATATTTAGCAATATGCACCTGAACATCGTTAGTATTGACATTGACCAGATGCTAAATGTAGAAGATTACATTAAAAAGTTTTCACCAAAGGCCATATACATTATTCCTTTTTCGCAAAATCCAACCGGGGTTTCATACAGCAAAGAGTACAAGGAGTATCTGTGTGAGATTTCACAAAAATATGATTTTTATATCATTGAAGATGATTTTTTAAGCGATATAGGGGTGGATGAAGGAATTTTACCAATCAAAGCATATGACAAATACGACAGGGTATTTTACATAAAGAGCTTTTCAACCGTTACAATGCCCGCACTGAGAATTGGATTTGTTGTGGCACCAAGGCATCTTTCCGAAGAGGTTGCATACTACAAGTCAATGGCAGATATCTCAACATCGCTTTTGATACAGGTATCTTTTTATTATTTTTTGAAAAACTTCTTTGACAAGCACATAGAAAACTTGAAAGCATACATAAACCAAAGACAAAAGCTATTTTTAAGATTGGCAAAAGACCTGCAAATAGACGACAGGCTGTTTACTCAAGATGTTCAGGGAATATTTGTTTCTTTCTACCTTCCACCAACGATATCATCTGCTACTATTTATAACAAACTCAAAACACAAAGGGTTTTAGTGCAGCCCCATACATGTTTTTATCACAAACCTGCCTCTACAAACTTTTTCAGAATAAGTTTTTTAGATTGTAAAGAAGATGAGCTTCAAATAGCCATGCAGAAAATTCAAAAGGTTTTGAATTCAGCTTACCAAAAAGAGGAGGTATGA